A single genomic interval of Metasolibacillus fluoroglycofenilyticus harbors:
- a CDS encoding ABC transporter permease, with amino-acid sequence MTQFSVLLKKEFLESWRSFKFLWIPLVFIFLGVTEPLTNYYIEDILAAVGNMPEGFEMLFPELTAADILLSTTGQYQLIGLLVLISAFIGSVSRERHNGTATLLYVRPISAAVIFMSKWMMASIVSIVSAVLGYLASMYYTVILFGSVAVDDFVKMLLTYCVWLVLVMAITIAMSAAFQTGVAAAIAIILIPVGLFVDSAIGGFWTWTPWKLVNHGLSFVTDTIIMADFQMALLFTVIAIISFSGLGILATKRNWRLTKV; translated from the coding sequence ATGACACAATTTTCGGTATTGCTGAAAAAAGAGTTTTTAGAAAGCTGGCGTAGCTTTAAATTTTTATGGATACCACTCGTTTTTATATTTTTAGGTGTTACAGAGCCATTAACTAATTATTATATTGAAGATATTTTAGCAGCAGTTGGCAATATGCCGGAAGGCTTTGAAATGCTTTTTCCTGAGTTGACTGCGGCTGATATTTTATTATCAACAACGGGACAATATCAATTGATTGGGCTACTTGTTTTAATTAGTGCATTTATTGGCTCTGTAAGTCGGGAGCGCCATAATGGAACCGCGACATTATTATATGTTCGCCCAATTTCAGCAGCAGTTATTTTTATGAGTAAATGGATGATGGCTTCCATCGTTAGTATAGTAAGTGCAGTACTAGGCTATTTGGCAAGTATGTATTATACAGTCATTTTATTCGGCTCGGTTGCCGTTGATGATTTTGTAAAAATGCTATTAACCTATTGTGTCTGGTTAGTGCTTGTAATGGCCATTACAATTGCAATGAGCGCAGCATTTCAAACAGGTGTGGCAGCAGCAATTGCTATTATACTTATACCAGTCGGTCTATTTGTTGACTCGGCAATTGGAGGATTTTGGACTTGGACACCTTGGAAACTAGTGAACCATGGGTTAAGCTTTGTGACTGACACAATTATTATGGCTGATTTTCAAATGGCATTGCTCTTTACAGTAATTGCAATTATTAGTTTTAGTGGACTCGGCATTTTAGCAACAAAGCGTAACTGGCGTTTAACAAAGGTATGA
- a CDS encoding YitT family protein, translating into MDIGTKGEFIRRAIFIIIGAAIAAYGLEAVLIPNAVIDGGVTGVGIMGNYLFGVPLGVLLFVLNLPFIYLGYKQVGKTFAILSSIGIVTLSISAVLMSGMAPILGEKDPLLIVLSGGVLLGVGIGIVLRNGGALDGSEVLAVLISRNIPFSVGDVILFINAFIFTGASFIYGLESALYSAATYYIAKIVIDVIQVGLESSKSVQIISKNARNIGQALQDRLGRGITYTSGTGGFSNEPVELIHCIITRMEESKVLTIVKEHDPNAFIVITDVAEVRGGSFKKRNIH; encoded by the coding sequence ATGGACATAGGTACGAAAGGTGAATTTATTCGCCGTGCAATATTCATTATTATTGGAGCAGCGATTGCTGCTTATGGGCTAGAGGCAGTATTAATTCCAAATGCGGTGATTGATGGTGGCGTAACAGGTGTCGGCATTATGGGGAACTATCTTTTTGGTGTTCCACTAGGTGTTTTACTGTTCGTCTTAAATTTACCTTTTATATATTTAGGCTACAAGCAAGTAGGGAAAACTTTTGCGATACTTAGCTCGATTGGGATTGTAACTTTATCGATTTCAGCAGTATTAATGTCTGGCATGGCGCCTATTTTAGGTGAAAAAGACCCTTTGCTTATCGTATTATCAGGAGGGGTTTTGCTCGGTGTTGGAATTGGTATCGTCTTACGTAATGGTGGCGCACTAGATGGCTCGGAGGTACTTGCTGTACTTATATCACGTAATATACCTTTTTCGGTAGGGGATGTTATTTTATTTATTAATGCCTTTATTTTTACAGGCGCAAGCTTTATTTATGGCTTGGAAAGTGCATTATACTCTGCAGCTACATACTATATTGCAAAAATTGTTATTGATGTGATTCAAGTAGGGCTTGAAAGCTCAAAGTCAGTACAAATTATTAGTAAAAATGCACGAAATATTGGACAAGCACTTCAAGACCGACTAGGACGTGGTATCACATACACGTCAGGTACTGGTGGATTTTCAAATGAACCAGTAGAGTTGATTCATTGTATCATTACTCGAATGGAGGAAAGTAAAGTTTTAACAATTGTCAAAGAACATGACCCGAATGCCTTCATTGTTATTACAGACGTAGCCGAAGTGCGCGGCGGTAGCTTTAAGAAGAGAAATATTCACTAA
- a CDS encoding polysaccharide deacetylase family protein encodes MKKIYVFISLVLLLAIISFLTTKEEAAANRSRQYYEEAGQVVWDIHTDQKVLALTFDDGPHKEYTSEILDLLALHKAKATFFIIGENAKKNPELIERIDTDGHEIANHTYTHPLKTTVPKLLKEIEQTSELLYQITGNRPKLFRPVGGQYTDAMIDAIADSGYKVVMWSWHLDTEDWKEPGVEKIVRIVNSAKEGDVILFHDGGGNREQTVEALRQVLPKLQEQGYTFVTISELLAIQQSTIQK; translated from the coding sequence TTGAAAAAAATATACGTATTCATATCACTAGTGCTTTTGCTGGCTATCATTAGTTTTTTAACAACAAAGGAAGAGGCGGCCGCTAATCGCAGTAGGCAATATTATGAAGAAGCGGGGCAAGTTGTTTGGGATATTCATACAGATCAAAAAGTTTTGGCGCTTACATTTGATGATGGTCCCCATAAAGAATATACATCTGAGATTTTAGATTTGCTTGCATTGCATAAGGCGAAGGCTACATTTTTTATTATTGGTGAAAATGCCAAGAAAAATCCCGAGCTTATAGAGCGTATAGACACAGATGGACACGAAATTGCCAATCATACGTATACGCATCCTTTAAAGACGACAGTACCTAAGTTACTGAAAGAAATCGAACAAACTTCGGAACTTCTGTATCAAATTACGGGGAACAGACCTAAGCTATTCCGTCCTGTTGGTGGGCAGTATACGGATGCGATGATTGATGCCATTGCAGATTCAGGTTATAAAGTTGTGATGTGGTCATGGCATTTGGATACGGAGGATTGGAAGGAGCCAGGAGTAGAAAAAATCGTTCGTATAGTGAATAGTGCCAAAGAAGGTGATGTCATCCTATTTCATGATGGAGGAGGCAATCGCGAGCAAACGGTTGAGGCGTTGAGGCAGGTTTTACCAAAACTACAGGAGCAAGGCTATACATTTGTAACGATTTCAGAATTATTAGCAATACAGCAATCTACTATTCAAAAATAA
- a CDS encoding glucosaminidase domain-containing protein gives MKLLKRLLFTLGIVIMLFVLGIYALLTIFSSNQYEQSIPKTIEEDLSVEQFIGTIGETARKLAAENDLYASVMLAQAILESNKGQSGLATEPNYNLFGIKGKYKNNSVTLETQEDDGNGNLTTILDEFRKYPSYEASLRDYANLLRNGVSWDKAFYHATFKSNTSSYRDVTSYLTGTYATDTNYEQKLNQLIEQYDLTQYDYPIENKTTVTVSADDSLNSIAESYNVSITSLKQWNKLQSSSLQEGQTLMIYETPIQ, from the coding sequence ATGAAACTATTAAAAAGACTATTATTCACGCTTGGCATTGTTATTATGCTATTTGTGCTTGGAATATATGCATTACTTACTATTTTTTCTTCTAATCAATATGAACAGTCCATTCCTAAGACAATCGAAGAGGATTTAAGCGTTGAGCAGTTTATTGGCACAATTGGAGAGACTGCACGTAAGCTAGCTGCTGAAAATGATTTATATGCATCCGTTATGCTTGCACAGGCAATTTTAGAAAGTAATAAAGGACAAAGTGGGCTTGCTACTGAGCCGAATTACAATTTATTTGGTATTAAGGGCAAATATAAAAATAACTCTGTAACGTTGGAAACACAAGAGGACGATGGAAATGGTAATCTAACAACGATTTTAGATGAATTTCGGAAATACCCCTCCTATGAGGCTTCCTTGCGAGATTATGCTAATTTATTACGCAATGGTGTGTCATGGGATAAAGCATTCTATCACGCTACCTTTAAAAGTAATACTTCCTCTTATCGTGATGTGACAAGCTATTTAACAGGTACTTATGCTACAGATACAAATTATGAACAGAAGTTAAATCAATTAATTGAACAATATGACCTCACTCAATATGATTATCCAATTGAAAATAAAACAACAGTCACTGTATCAGCAGATGATTCTTTAAACAGTATTGCAGAAAGCTATAATGTGAGCATCACATCGCTGAAACAGTGGAATAAGCTCCAATCAAGCTCTTTACAGGAAGGGCAAACATTGATGATTTATGAAACGCCTATCCAATAA